A portion of the Pseudomonas sp. GR 6-02 genome contains these proteins:
- a CDS encoding ABC transporter permease — protein sequence MIFDYNVIWDALPLYFGGLVTTLKLLALSLFFGLLAALPLGLMRVSKQPLVNMSAWLFTYVIRGTPMLVQLFLIYYGLAQFETVRESFLWPWLSSASFCACLAFAINTSAYTAEIIAGSLRATPNGEIEAAKAMGMSRIKMYKRILLPSALRRALPQYSNEVIMMLQTTSLASIVTLIDITGAARTVNAQFYLPFEAYITAGAFYLCLTFILVRLFKMAEHRWLGYLAPRKH from the coding sequence ATGATCTTCGACTACAACGTCATTTGGGATGCCTTGCCGCTGTACTTCGGCGGGCTGGTGACCACCCTCAAACTGCTCGCGCTGTCGCTGTTCTTCGGTTTGCTGGCGGCACTGCCGCTGGGGCTGATGCGCGTCTCCAAGCAGCCGCTGGTCAACATGAGTGCCTGGCTGTTCACCTACGTGATCCGCGGCACGCCGATGCTGGTGCAGCTGTTCTTGATCTACTACGGTCTGGCGCAATTCGAAACCGTGCGTGAAAGCTTCCTCTGGCCATGGCTGTCCAGTGCCTCGTTCTGTGCGTGCCTGGCCTTCGCGATCAACACCAGCGCCTACACCGCCGAAATCATCGCCGGCAGCCTGCGCGCCACGCCGAACGGCGAGATCGAAGCGGCCAAGGCCATGGGCATGTCACGCATCAAGATGTACAAGCGGATCCTGCTGCCATCGGCCCTGCGCCGGGCCCTGCCGCAGTACAGCAACGAAGTGATCATGATGCTGCAGACCACCAGTCTGGCGTCGATCGTGACCCTGATCGACATCACCGGTGCCGCGCGCACGGTCAACGCTCAGTTCTACTTGCCGTTCGAAGCCTACATCACCGCCGGCGCGTTCTACCTGTGCCTGACGTTCATTCTGGTGCGCCTGTTCAAAATGGCCGAACACCGCTGGCTGGGCTATCTGGCCCCGCGGAAGCATTGA
- a CDS encoding ABC transporter ATP-binding protein, producing MYKLEVQDLHKRYGSHEVLKGVSLKAAAGDVISIIGSSGSGKSTFLRCINLLEQPHAGKILLNNEELKLVANKDGALKAADPKQLQRMRSRLSMVFQHFNLWSHMTALENIMEAPVHVLGVSKAEAREKAEHYLNKVGVAHRKDAYPGHMSGGEQQRVAIARALAMEPEVMLFDEPTSALDPELVGDVLKVMQALAQEGRTMVVVTHEMGFAREVSNQLVFLHKGVVEESGNPREVLVNPQSERLQQFLSGSLK from the coding sequence ATGTACAAACTTGAAGTCCAAGACCTGCATAAACGCTACGGCAGTCACGAAGTGCTCAAGGGCGTGTCCCTGAAAGCGGCGGCTGGCGATGTGATCAGCATCATCGGCTCCAGTGGCTCCGGCAAAAGTACTTTCCTGCGTTGCATCAACCTGCTCGAGCAGCCGCACGCGGGCAAGATCCTGCTCAACAACGAAGAGCTGAAACTGGTTGCCAACAAGGACGGCGCGCTGAAAGCCGCCGACCCGAAACAGCTGCAACGCATGCGTTCGCGCCTGTCGATGGTGTTCCAGCATTTCAATCTGTGGTCGCACATGACCGCGCTGGAAAACATCATGGAAGCGCCGGTGCATGTGCTCGGTGTGTCCAAGGCCGAAGCCCGCGAGAAAGCCGAGCACTACCTGAACAAGGTCGGTGTGGCCCATCGCAAGGACGCCTACCCAGGGCACATGTCCGGTGGCGAGCAGCAACGTGTGGCGATTGCCCGTGCGCTGGCGATGGAACCCGAAGTGATGCTGTTCGACGAACCGACCTCGGCCCTCGATCCGGAGTTGGTGGGTGACGTGCTGAAAGTCATGCAGGCCCTGGCACAGGAAGGCCGGACCATGGTGGTGGTGACGCACGAAATGGGCTTTGCCCGTGAAGTGTCGAACCAGCTGGTTTTCCTGCACAAAGGCGTCGTCGAAGAAAGCGGCAACCCGCGCGAAGTGCTGGTCAATCCGCAGTCGGAACGCTTGCAACAATTCCTCTCGGGCAGCCTCAAGTAA
- a CDS encoding succinylglutamate desuccinylase/aspartoacylase family protein yields the protein MERIDHALPWSHLGSERRISVFRFGAGERKAYIQASLHADELPGMRTAWELKKRLTELEAQGLLNGVIELVPVANPLGLGQLLQGNHQGRFEAGSGKNFNRDFVELSAPVAAELDGHLGDDPHANIRLIRQAMSDHLAALPEASSQLQGMQRILLSHACTADVVLDLHCDCEAALHMYALPQHWSHWRSLAAHLNVKVGLLAEDSGGSSFDEACSLPWLRLSRLFPDAQIPLACLATTIELGGQADTGRAEAEAHAEGILAFLAEQGLIGGEWPKPAQDACEGMPFEGTELLFAPHPGVLSFLRKPGEWVEAGDEIFEVIDPLADRVSTVCAGTSGVLFAIERLRYAQPGFWLAKVAGREALRHGRLLND from the coding sequence ATGGAACGTATCGATCATGCTTTGCCGTGGAGCCACCTGGGCAGTGAACGCCGGATCTCGGTGTTCCGCTTCGGCGCTGGCGAGCGCAAGGCCTATATCCAGGCCAGCCTGCACGCCGATGAACTGCCGGGGATGCGCACGGCCTGGGAGCTGAAAAAACGCCTGACCGAACTTGAAGCTCAAGGCTTGCTCAACGGTGTGATCGAACTGGTGCCGGTGGCCAATCCATTGGGCCTGGGGCAATTGCTGCAAGGCAATCATCAGGGGCGTTTCGAAGCGGGCAGTGGCAAGAACTTTAACCGGGATTTCGTCGAACTCAGCGCGCCGGTGGCCGCCGAACTCGATGGGCATCTGGGTGATGATCCGCATGCCAATATTCGACTCATCCGTCAGGCCATGAGCGATCACCTGGCAGCTTTGCCAGAGGCGAGCAGCCAGTTGCAAGGCATGCAGCGCATCTTGCTCAGCCATGCCTGCACCGCTGATGTGGTGCTGGATCTGCATTGCGATTGCGAAGCGGCGCTGCACATGTACGCCTTGCCGCAACACTGGTCGCACTGGCGTTCACTGGCTGCGCACTTGAACGTCAAGGTCGGTCTGCTGGCGGAAGATTCCGGCGGCAGTTCCTTTGACGAAGCGTGCTCGCTGCCGTGGCTGCGTTTGTCGCGTCTGTTCCCGGATGCGCAGATTCCACTGGCCTGCCTGGCGACGACCATCGAACTGGGTGGTCAGGCCGATACCGGTCGCGCTGAGGCAGAAGCTCACGCCGAAGGCATTCTGGCGTTCCTCGCCGAGCAAGGCTTGATCGGCGGTGAATGGCCCAAGCCTGCGCAAGACGCGTGCGAAGGCATGCCGTTCGAAGGCACCGAATTGCTGTTCGCGCCGCATCCTGGCGTGCTGAGTTTTCTGCGTAAACCCGGTGAATGGGTTGAAGCAGGCGACGAGATTTTTGAAGTGATCGATCCGCTGGCGGATCGGGTCAGCACGGTGTGTGCTGGTACGTCCGGGGTGCTGTTTGCCATTGAGCGGCTGCGTTACGCCCAACCCGGTTTCTGGCTGGCCAAGGTGGCGGGGCGCGAAGCGCTGCGTCACGGGCGCTTGCTCAACGACTGA
- the acs gene encoding acetate--CoA ligase: protein MSAASLYPVRPEVAANTLTDEATYKAMYQQSVVNPDGFWREQAKRLDWIKPFTTVKQTSFDDHHVDIKWFADGTLNVSYNCLDRHLAERGDQVAIIWEGDDPAESRNITYRELHEEVCKFANALRGQDVHRGDVVTIYMPMIPEAVVAMLACTRIGAIHSVVFGGFSPEALAGRIIDCRSKVVITADEGVRAGKKIPLKANVDDALTNPETSSIQKVIVCKRTGGNIKWNQHRDIWYEDLMKVAGSVCAPKEMGAEEALFILYTSGSTGKPKGVQHTTGGYLLYAAMTHERVFDYRPGEIYWCTADVGWVTGHTYIVYGPLANGATTVLFEGVPNYPDITRVAKVVDKHKVNILYTAPTAIRAMMASGTAAVEGADGSSLRLLGSVGEPINPEAWDWYYKNVGQSRCPIVDTWWQTETGGNMMSPLPGAHALKPGSAARPFFGVVPALVDNLGNIIEGVAEGNLVILDSWPGQARTLYGDHDRFVDTYFKTFRGMYFTGDGARRDADGYYWITGRVDDVLNVSGHRMGTAEIESAMVAHPKVAEAAVVGVPHDIKGQGIYVYVTLNAGEEPSEQLRLELKNWVRKEIGPIASPDVIQWAPGLPKTRSGKIMRRILRKIATAEYDGLGDISTLADPGVVQHLIDTHKTMNVA, encoded by the coding sequence ATGAGTGCGGCTTCTTTGTATCCCGTTCGTCCCGAGGTAGCAGCCAATACGCTGACTGACGAGGCCACTTACAAGGCCATGTACCAGCAATCGGTCGTCAACCCGGACGGCTTCTGGCGCGAACAAGCCAAGCGCCTTGACTGGATCAAGCCTTTCACCACGGTGAAGCAGACGTCCTTCGACGATCACCATGTCGATATCAAATGGTTCGCTGACGGCACGCTGAACGTTTCCTACAACTGCCTCGACCGTCATCTGGCCGAGCGTGGCGATCAAGTCGCGATTATTTGGGAAGGGGATGACCCTGCCGAAAGCCGCAACATCACCTACCGCGAGCTGCACGAAGAAGTCTGCAAGTTCGCCAACGCCTTGCGCGGCCAGGATGTGCACCGTGGCGATGTGGTGACCATCTATATGCCGATGATCCCCGAAGCCGTGGTCGCCATGCTGGCCTGCACCCGGATCGGCGCGATTCACTCGGTGGTGTTCGGTGGTTTCTCGCCGGAAGCCCTGGCCGGTCGCATCATCGACTGCCGCTCGAAAGTGGTGATCACTGCAGACGAAGGCGTTCGTGCCGGCAAGAAGATCCCGCTCAAGGCTAACGTCGACGACGCGCTGACCAACCCGGAAACCAGCAGCATCCAGAAAGTCATTGTGTGCAAGCGCACCGGTGGCAACATCAAGTGGAACCAGCATCGCGACATCTGGTACGAAGACCTGATGAAAGTGGCGGGCAGTGTCTGCGCGCCGAAAGAGATGGGCGCCGAAGAGGCGCTGTTCATCCTTTATACCTCTGGCTCCACCGGCAAGCCGAAGGGCGTGCAGCACACCACCGGCGGTTACCTGCTGTATGCGGCGATGACCCACGAGCGCGTGTTCGACTACCGCCCGGGCGAAATTTACTGGTGCACCGCCGACGTTGGTTGGGTCACCGGCCACACTTATATCGTCTACGGCCCGCTGGCCAATGGCGCGACCACGGTGCTGTTCGAAGGCGTGCCGAACTATCCGGATATCACTCGGGTGGCGAAGGTTGTCGACAAGCACAAGGTCAACATCCTCTACACCGCACCGACCGCGATCCGCGCGATGATGGCGTCGGGCACTGCCGCTGTTGAAGGCGCCGATGGCAGCAGCCTGCGTCTGTTGGGTTCGGTCGGTGAGCCGATTAACCCGGAAGCGTGGGATTGGTACTACAAGAATGTCGGCCAGTCCCGTTGCCCGATCGTGGATACCTGGTGGCAGACCGAAACAGGCGGCAACATGATGAGCCCGCTGCCGGGCGCTCACGCGCTGAAACCTGGCTCGGCAGCACGGCCGTTCTTCGGCGTGGTGCCGGCGTTGGTGGACAACCTGGGCAACATCATCGAAGGCGTTGCCGAGGGCAACCTGGTGATCCTCGACTCGTGGCCAGGCCAGGCGCGTACGCTGTATGGCGACCATGACCGTTTCGTCGACACCTACTTCAAGACTTTCCGTGGCATGTACTTCACCGGTGACGGTGCGCGTCGTGACGCAGACGGTTACTACTGGATCACTGGTCGCGTGGATGACGTGCTCAACGTTTCCGGCCACCGCATGGGCACCGCCGAGATCGAAAGTGCGATGGTCGCTCACCCGAAAGTCGCCGAAGCGGCGGTGGTGGGTGTACCGCACGACATCAAGGGGCAGGGCATTTATGTCTACGTCACGTTGAATGCGGGCGAAGAGCCGAGCGAGCAACTGCGCCTGGAGCTGAAGAACTGGGTGCGTAAAGAGATTGGCCCGATTGCCTCGCCGGATGTCATTCAATGGGCGCCGGGTCTGCCGAAAACCCGTTCGGGCAAGATCATGCGCCGGATTCTGCGCAAGATCGCCACGGCGGAATACGACGGGTTGGGCGATATCTCCACTCTGGCCGATCCGGGTGTGGTGCAGCATTTGATTGATACGCACAAGACGATGAATGTTGCGTAA
- a CDS encoding GlxA family transcriptional regulator gives MTAHRIGFLIWPSTKALTLALAEEALRVAQRVHPDVVYELSFLQAEPPTDGAWQLPGEPWAGKLENFQKLFLLADEPPTSLAPPLSSALKQLVRAGCVIGGLSAGVYPLAQLGLLDGYRAAVHWRWQDDFAERFPKVIATSHLFDWDRDRLTACGGMSVLDLLLAVLARDHGAELAGAVSEELVVERIREGGERQRIPLQNRLGSSHPKLTQAVLLMEANIEEPLTTDEIAQHVCVSRRQLERIFKQYLNRVPSQYYLELRLNKARQMLMQTSKSIIQIGLSCGFSSGPHFSSAYRNFFGATPREDRNQRRSSSPFELSSVPSERG, from the coding sequence ATGACTGCCCATCGAATTGGTTTCCTGATTTGGCCCAGCACTAAAGCTCTGACGCTTGCGCTGGCTGAGGAGGCCTTGCGTGTTGCCCAGCGTGTGCACCCGGACGTTGTTTACGAATTGTCTTTTTTGCAGGCCGAACCGCCGACCGACGGCGCCTGGCAACTGCCCGGTGAGCCGTGGGCCGGCAAGCTCGAAAACTTTCAGAAGCTGTTCCTGCTCGCCGACGAACCACCGACTTCTCTCGCGCCGCCGCTCAGCAGTGCATTGAAACAGCTGGTGCGCGCCGGTTGTGTGATCGGTGGTTTGTCCGCCGGTGTTTACCCATTGGCGCAATTGGGTTTGCTCGACGGTTATCGCGCTGCCGTGCATTGGCGCTGGCAGGACGATTTCGCTGAGCGTTTCCCGAAGGTGATTGCCACCAGTCACCTGTTCGACTGGGATCGTGACCGCTTGACCGCGTGCGGCGGCATGTCGGTGCTCGACCTGTTGCTGGCGGTGCTGGCCCGTGATCACGGCGCCGAACTGGCCGGTGCGGTGTCGGAAGAACTGGTGGTCGAACGCATTCGCGAGGGCGGCGAGCGCCAGCGTATTCCTTTGCAGAACCGCTTGGGTTCCAGTCATCCGAAGCTCACCCAGGCGGTGTTGCTGATGGAAGCCAACATCGAAGAGCCGCTGACCACCGACGAAATCGCCCAGCATGTGTGCGTATCGCGTCGGCAGCTGGAGCGGATCTTCAAGCAGTACCTCAACCGTGTGCCGAGCCAGTACTACCTGGAACTGCGCCTGAACAAGGCCCGGCAGATGTTGATGCAAACCAGCAAGTCGATCATCCAGATCGGCCTGTCGTGTGGCTTCTCTTCAGGGCCGCATTTCTCCAGTGCCTATCGCAACTTCTTCGGTGCTACGCCGCGGGAGGATCGCAACCAGCGGCGCAGCAGCAGCCCGTTCGAGTTGTCGTCGGTGCCGTCGGAGCGCGGTTGA
- a CDS encoding ABC transporter substrate-binding protein → MKKLVLLGALALSVLSLPTFADEKPLKIGIEAAYPPFASKAPDGSIVGFDYDIGNALCEEMKVKCQWVEQEFDGLIPALKVRKIDAILSSMSITEDRKKSVDFTNKYYNTPARLVMKAGTQVSENLTELKGKNIGVQRGSIHERFAREVLAPLGAEIKPYGSQNEIYLDVAAGRLDGTVADATLLDDGFLKTDAGKGFAFVGPAFTDVKYFGDGVGIAVRKGDALKDKINTAIAAIRANGKYKQIQDKYFAFDIYGK, encoded by the coding sequence ATGAAGAAACTCGTGCTGCTTGGCGCCCTGGCACTGTCCGTGCTGTCCCTGCCGACATTCGCCGATGAAAAACCTCTGAAAATCGGTATCGAAGCGGCTTACCCTCCGTTCGCCTCCAAAGCACCGGACGGCAGCATCGTGGGTTTCGACTACGACATCGGCAACGCCCTGTGCGAAGAGATGAAGGTCAAGTGCCAGTGGGTCGAGCAAGAGTTCGACGGCCTGATCCCGGCACTCAAAGTGCGCAAGATCGACGCGATCCTGTCGTCCATGTCGATCACTGAAGACCGCAAGAAGTCCGTGGACTTCACCAACAAGTACTACAACACCCCGGCTCGCCTGGTCATGAAGGCCGGCACTCAAGTCAGCGAAAACCTGACTGAGCTGAAGGGCAAGAACATCGGCGTGCAACGTGGTTCGATCCACGAGCGTTTCGCCCGCGAAGTCCTGGCCCCGCTGGGTGCCGAGATCAAACCTTACGGTTCGCAGAACGAAATCTACCTCGACGTGGCCGCTGGCCGCCTCGACGGCACCGTGGCAGACGCTACCCTGCTGGATGACGGCTTCCTGAAAACCGACGCCGGCAAGGGCTTCGCCTTCGTTGGCCCTGCCTTCACCGACGTCAAATACTTCGGCGACGGCGTAGGGATCGCGGTTCGCAAGGGCGACGCGCTGAAAGACAAGATCAACACCGCGATCGCGGCCATTCGCGCGAACGGCAAGTACAAGCAAATCCAGGACAAATACTTCGCCTTCGATATCTACGGCAAGTAA
- a CDS encoding ABC transporter permease, translating into MLKGYGAVILDGAWLTLQLALSSMALAIVLGLIGVALRLSPVRWLAWLGDLYSTVIRGIPDLVLILLIFYGGQDLLNRVAPMLGYDDYIDLNPLAAGIGTLGFIFGAYLSETFRGAFMAIPKGQAEAGMAYGMSSFQVFFRVLVPQMIRLAIPGFTNNWLVLTKATALISVVGLQDMMFKAKQAADATREPFTFFLAVAAMYLVITSVSLLALRHLEKRYSVGVRAAEL; encoded by the coding sequence ATGTTGAAAGGCTACGGGGCTGTCATCCTCGATGGCGCATGGCTGACGCTTCAGCTCGCCTTGTCGTCCATGGCCCTGGCCATCGTCCTGGGGCTGATCGGCGTTGCGCTGCGTCTGTCGCCGGTGCGCTGGCTGGCCTGGCTGGGCGATCTGTATTCCACGGTGATCCGCGGTATTCCCGATCTGGTGCTGATCCTGCTGATTTTCTACGGCGGCCAGGACCTGCTCAACCGCGTTGCGCCGATGCTCGGCTATGACGACTACATCGACCTGAACCCGTTGGCCGCCGGTATCGGCACCCTGGGCTTCATCTTCGGTGCGTACCTGTCGGAAACCTTCCGTGGTGCGTTCATGGCGATCCCCAAAGGTCAGGCAGAAGCCGGCATGGCGTACGGCATGAGCAGTTTTCAGGTGTTCTTCCGGGTGTTGGTGCCGCAGATGATTCGCCTGGCGATTCCGGGCTTCACCAACAACTGGCTGGTACTGACCAAGGCCACCGCGCTGATTTCGGTGGTGGGTCTGCAAGACATGATGTTCAAGGCCAAGCAGGCGGCAGACGCTACCCGCGAGCCTTTCACCTTCTTCCTCGCAGTGGCGGCGATGTACCTGGTGATCACCAGCGTCTCGTTGCTGGCATTGCGTCATCTTGAGAAGCGCTACTCGGTAGGCGTAAGGGCGGCTGAGCTATGA